The genomic window GAAGGTCGTCAGCGGCTGGGCCTGTTCGCGCGATCGACACGCCGCCGTCAGCGCCAGGGCCAGGCCGGCGGCGCAGAAACCGACCGTCAACGCGGTGATCACAGCCGCCGCCATCTGCCAAGGCTCCAGGGCGGGCAGCTTGACCCAGGCGGCGACGAAGACCGCCGCCGACTGCATCACGCCCACCGCCGTCAGCCAGACGGCCCGCCCGCCAAGGATGGGCGAAAGGCCGCCGCGCGCCAGGGCCAGGCGTGACTGCAGGCCGGATCGTCGCTCGTCCAGCCCGCCCATGGCCCCGTGCATGGCGGCGAAGAAGACGAACATGACGCTGACCGCGCCCGCATAATAGGTCGCCTGCACATCACCCTGAGGCCCGATCTGCAGGGTCTGAACGCGCGGCGTGGGTCGTGCGATCTGCCCCGACAAGGCGGCGGCCATCGGCTCCAGCCGCGCCTGAAGCGCCGACGCCGCCACGTCCCGGCCGGCGGCGGAAACGATCACCAGCTTCGGCGGTCCCAGCGTCGAGGGACGGATCAGTATGCCCGCGTCGGCGCGACCGTCGATGACGGCGCGGTCGAAGGCCTCGCGATCGTCGACGATGCGAAGGCGCGCGCCCATTTCCTTCGACACCGCCTCGCGGATCGCCGCCGTCGCGGGCGTGCGCGACGCCTCGTGCAGCACGACGGTCGTGTCGATGTCGCCGCGCGCGCCCGCGCCGAAGATCGCCGCGAACAGCAGATAGACCAGGGGCGGCAACAGCAGAGTCAGGATCACGCCTGCGCGGTCGCGCCAAAACCCTCTCGCCCAGGCACCCGTCACCGCCATCATGACGGAGCCTGCGACAGTTGCGCGACCAGATCGTCCAGTCCGGGGCGGCGCACGGCGACCTCGCCATCCTCGCCATCGACGACGGCGGCCAGCATCTGGGCGATTGCTAACGCGTCCTCGCAGAGCCGCCGCCACTCCAGCCCGTCCTCGGACGCGCTCAGCCCCGCCTGGGCGAACCATTGGGCGGCAAGGTCTGACGCCGGTCGGGTCAGGCGAATGCTGAGCAGTCGGGCTGAGCCGAACGCGCGATGAAGCAGGGCGTTCGGCGCGCCTTCCGCCAGAAGTCGCCCCTGCGCCAGGACGCCGATCCTGTCGGCCGTATCGGCGACGAAGATGGCGTCGTGACTGATCAGCAGGCAGCCGGCGCCGGCTTTTGCGGTTTCGCGCAGTGCGATTGACAGGACGCCGCGGGTCGCCGCATCCACCCCTTCCGTCGGTTCGTCGGCGATCAGCAGCCGCGGTTGCCCCACCAGGGCGGCGCTGAGGTTGGCGCGCCGCTTCCAGCCGCCCGACAGGGTGCGCACCGGCTGATCCGCGCGCGGGCCGCAGCCGGTCAGGTCGAGCGCGCGGTTCACCGCCGCGCTGCGATCACGCTTGGGCACGCCGCATAGCCGGGCCGTCACATCGACGTTCTCGCGCGGCGACAGGGCCGGGAACAGGGCGCTGTCCTGCGGCGCCAGCCCGATGCGCCCGCGTGGTCCGCCGCCTTCGCCCAGGACGACACGCCCGCGCCGAGCAAGCAGCAGCCCTGAGGCGACACGCGCCACCGTGGACTTGCCCGCGCCATTCGCCCCGAGCAGGGCATAGACCTCGCCCGCAGCGATGCTCAGGCTGAAGTCACGCAGCACAGGTCGGCCGTCGTAGCCCGCATCGATCCCGCTCAGCGACAAGGCCGGCGCGATGTCAGACCCCAAGTTCGGCCTGCTGGAATAGGTCCAAGACGTAGAGGGCCAGGGGGCTGTCATGGCCGACGGCCTCGACCGCCTTGGCCAAGGATTGCCGCACCGCCGCGCGGGTCCGGCATTCGCCCCACAAATCGACGAAGGTGGTGGTGTCGTCGTCCTGACCCACGTCCTTGCCGACGGCGTCCACGGTCGAACAGACATCCAGCAGATCGTCGCAAAGCTGGAAGGCGAAGCCGATCGCCTCGCCGAAGATCGACAGCCGCGCCAGATCCTGCGCATCGCCGCCGCCGAGCAGACCGCCGCCGTGCACGGTGGCGACGAACAGGGCGCCGGTTTTCAAATCGTTGATCTGGCGCAAGGCGGTTTCGTCGCGATCCCGCGCGTTGTCGCGCAGGTCGCGCATCTGACCCTCGGACAAACCGTCGAATCCGATCGCCTGCGTCAAAAGGTCCAGGGCAGCCAGACGCGTTTCCGCCGGCGCCGGGGTCTGTAGCACCAGACGCGTCGCCTGGTTCAGCAGGGCTACGGCCGCCAGAACCGCCGTATCCTCGCCGTGGCGACGATGCAGGGTCGGCTGGCCCCGACGCAGCGAGGCGTCGTCCATGCACGGCAGATCGTCCAGAACCAGTGATGCGGCATGAACCATTTCCAGCGCGCAGGCATAGTCCAGGGCGTCTTCCGGATCGCCGCCGACATGCGCCGCCGCCAGCATGGCCAGCACCGGCCGGACCCGCTTTCCCTGTCCCAGCAAGGCCTCGCGGGCCGCTGTGGACAGCAGGCCGCCATGCGCGGGCGCGACCTCGGCCAGGTGCGCCTGAACCTGCAGACGCAGATCGTCGGGGTCGCACGATGCGTCCGCCAGGGGCGGTTGGCGCCGGATGCCGACGATCGCCATACAGATCTCCCATACTCGCCGGCGTCGCGTTGCGACCACGCGCCGAACCTTTATGATGCCATACGGCATCACGACTGCGTCGGATGCAACCCGCCAGGAGCCGTTTGCGATGTCCACCGACGCCGATGCCTTGATCCGGCGCAAGGACGAACACATCGACCACGTGCGGGCTGGGCGAGGCGTCAGCCAGACGACCTCGGGTCTGGACGCCGTCCGTTTTGTTCACGACGCCCTGCCGGATATCGATCATGACGCCATCGATCTGGCGACGCGCTTTCTGGGGCGACGGGTCGCCTTGCCGTTCCTGATCAGTTCGATGACCGGCGGGCCGTCGCGGGCCGAGGCGATCAATACGCGGTTGGCCGAGGCGGCCCAGGCCCTGGGCGTCGTTCTGGCTGTCGGCTCACAGCGTGTGGCGCTGGAGACGGAAGGTGGTGTGGGTTTGGGACTGGATCTGCGACGCCGCGCCCCCGATGCGATGATTTTAGCCAACCTGGGCGCCGTGCAGTTTGCCCTGGGCTATGGCGTCGACGAGGCGCGGCGGGCCATGGAGATGATCGGCGCCGACGCCCTGATCCTTCATCTCAATCCATTGCAGGAAGGCATTCAGCCCGAGGGCGATCGAGACTGGCGCGGCGTGGCGCAAGGCATCGAACAGGTCGCGGCGGCTTTCCCGGGTCGTCTGATCGTCAAGGAGACCGGCGCCGGCCTGTCGGGCGCGGTGGCGCGCCGCTTGGCGGACATGGGCGTCGCCGCGCTGGACGTGGCCGGAGCGGGGGGCACCAACTGGGGCCTGATCGAGGGCGCGCGAGCCACGGGCGGTCGGGCGGAAGCGCTGGCCGCACCCTTCGCCGGCTGGGGCGTACCGACGGCGCGCAGCCTGCTAGACTGCGCCGAGGCCGCGCCGGAACTGGATCTGATGGGGTCGGGCGGCATCCGCGACGGGCTGGATGCAGCGCGCGCGATCCGGCTAGGCGCTTGCCTAGTCGGTCAGGCGGCCGGGGTGCTCGAGGCGGCGCTGACCTCGACCGAGGCGGTGGTGGATCATCTGGACCTGATGGCGGCCCAGCTGCGACTGGCCTGTTTCTGCACCGGATCGGCGGACCTCGCCGCCCTGGCTCAGGCTCCGTTGCTGGATGAGCCGCGTTTCTGAGACAGTTCGGCCTTCAGCGCGCGCGCCGACCGCACCCATAGGAAGCCGAACGACACGCAGCCCTCGCGCGTCCGCACCGCATGATGCAGCCTATGCGCCTGAATGCGGCGCGTCCAAAACCCCGAGCGCCCCGCGATCCCCGTCGGGAAACGGCGATGCACCAGCC from Brevundimonas fontaquae includes these protein-coding regions:
- a CDS encoding polyprenyl synthetase family protein; translation: MAIVGIRRQPPLADASCDPDDLRLQVQAHLAEVAPAHGGLLSTAAREALLGQGKRVRPVLAMLAAAHVGGDPEDALDYACALEMVHAASLVLDDLPCMDDASLRRGQPTLHRRHGEDTAVLAAVALLNQATRLVLQTPAPAETRLAALDLLTQAIGFDGLSEGQMRDLRDNARDRDETALRQINDLKTGALFVATVHGGGLLGGGDAQDLARLSIFGEAIGFAFQLCDDLLDVCSTVDAVGKDVGQDDDTTTFVDLWGECRTRAAVRQSLAKAVEAVGHDSPLALYVLDLFQQAELGV
- a CDS encoding ABC transporter ATP-binding protein; its protein translation is MGSDIAPALSLSGIDAGYDGRPVLRDFSLSIAAGEVYALLGANGAGKSTVARVASGLLLARRGRVVLGEGGGPRGRIGLAPQDSALFPALSPRENVDVTARLCGVPKRDRSAAVNRALDLTGCGPRADQPVRTLSGGWKRRANLSAALVGQPRLLIADEPTEGVDAATRGVLSIALRETAKAGAGCLLISHDAIFVADTADRIGVLAQGRLLAEGAPNALLHRAFGSARLLSIRLTRPASDLAAQWFAQAGLSASEDGLEWRRLCEDALAIAQMLAAVVDGEDGEVAVRRPGLDDLVAQLSQAPS
- a CDS encoding ABC transporter permease — its product is MILTLLLPPLVYLLFAAIFGAGARGDIDTTVVLHEASRTPATAAIREAVSKEMGARLRIVDDREAFDRAVIDGRADAGILIRPSTLGPPKLVIVSAAGRDVAASALQARLEPMAAALSGQIARPTPRVQTLQIGPQGDVQATYYAGAVSVMFVFFAAMHGAMGGLDERRSGLQSRLALARGGLSPILGGRAVWLTAVGVMQSAAVFVAAWVKLPALEPWQMAAAVITALTVGFCAAGLALALTAACRSREQAQPLTTFVVLLLAALGGSMAPRFLMPEAFRELGWITPHAWAIEAYQAVIWRGQFTPTVIAAWAIMAGLGAGGLAVALMLERRRAAR
- the fni gene encoding type 2 isopentenyl-diphosphate Delta-isomerase — protein: MSTDADALIRRKDEHIDHVRAGRGVSQTTSGLDAVRFVHDALPDIDHDAIDLATRFLGRRVALPFLISSMTGGPSRAEAINTRLAEAAQALGVVLAVGSQRVALETEGGVGLGLDLRRRAPDAMILANLGAVQFALGYGVDEARRAMEMIGADALILHLNPLQEGIQPEGDRDWRGVAQGIEQVAAAFPGRLIVKETGAGLSGAVARRLADMGVAALDVAGAGGTNWGLIEGARATGGRAEALAAPFAGWGVPTARSLLDCAEAAPELDLMGSGGIRDGLDAARAIRLGACLVGQAAGVLEAALTSTEAVVDHLDLMAAQLRLACFCTGSADLAALAQAPLLDEPRF